From the Nerophis lumbriciformis linkage group LG05, RoL_Nlum_v2.1, whole genome shotgun sequence genome, the window gcaggttgaagcaaatctttgttgacagaaatgtaatatttattctacacatttttacaacattgaaaaaatattagttaaacggaggcttctcagagggtgagataattcctggaaattactaACTTAGaatgtgtgtgtctaagttaaaggaaacggcagggtgtcttcttctaatggatttattacaatctttgcaagctgggtaacgtttgctgtgatctggaacaacatggcacacacacaactatcagaaatgtagccaatattacatatagataatgtgtcatgaaaaaggcaaatatgaattaaatacacagaggacataaataaaggatattaaatgagctcatacACCTacaagcctaaatagcatgttagcatcgatcatCGATTAGctggcagtcatgcactgaccaaatatgcctgatttctcctacaagtcaataacatcagcagagCTCAAGttagtgcattcacgcacagcataaaacgtttggtggacaaaatgagacaaagaaggagtggcacaaaacacatctttctgtggcagctttGGAGAAAGTTGCACCtgattgtaaacaaactacgttgTGTTCAAgtaccgctgaaattagtagggcaaaacggcgctcgccaaatattcTCTTTAgaaaagcataaacacaaacatattaaacagtggtatttccaacaattaggaaggtttgtgtcatgtttgtcatccgaaaccatattaaaacaaaacatatatatttttccctcatatttttccattttcatacatttttgaaaaagctccatggagccactaggGCTCTAGAGCTGCGAGTTGCCGACCCCCGCACAAAACGTTAAAATTATattaaacaaacctttaacggagTGGTCACTGCAAATTTGTGCGTTCTTTGACTCCCTTAGACTGGAGTGCGTGGTCCTTTTGTCGTCTTTTTTCATAGAATCTTGCACTCTTTCGCCATTCTTGatgacctctcgaggaactctgaagaaacatttACCCTTCTTGCAATGTAaacggttcgtacagccgaaaagagCGcaggcatagggcatttttctttgagaaaggctaaatggcgcctatagtacccattgagaacagacgctggcttgaccaccatgCATATTCAATGGGCTGGTGGTGTCATTTTGATTCCAAGCAATACAAAGTTGAACAGTAAAGCATGTTTTGGGATGTATAGTGAAGCCTATTCGAACAGAGTGTAGCAAACCGAATGTTTCTCAcgtttggtgctcataaacaggctTGAGGGACACACATTACTGTTGAAATTGTATCATTAAAAAGTCAATTTTACACATCTCTTCTTGGTTCATCAAGGTTCCAGAAGGGCACGTGGTCATGCTGTCCTTCCGCCTCTTCGACATGGAGGCCGAGCCCACCTGTCGCTATGACTACCTCGACGTCTACAACGGACATACGCGCTTGGTGCAGAAGTTGGGCCGCTTCTGCGGCACGTTTCGTCCCGGAGCGCTCATCTCCACCTCCAACACCATGATGCTGGACATGGTGTCGGATGAGGCCACGGCGGGGAGAGGCTTTCTGGCCTACTACAGGGCCGGGAAGCCGCACGTGGAAGGTGCGGCCATGTCAAGTATAACCTCCCGCCCCTATCTTATTGGTGGTTCGGGGTGTTCCGACGcttttttcctttctttctgcAGAGAATCAGTTCTGCGGAGGGCGCTTGACCAAATCCCAGGGTTCCGTCCAGACGCCTAACTGGCCCAACTCCAACTACCCAGCAGGCATCAGCTGCTCCTGGTTCATCTCAGTGGAGCCAGGCAATGTGAGCATGagacatttacaaaccccgtttccatatgagttggaaaattgtgttagatgtaaatataaacggaatacaatgatttgcaaatccttttcaatccatattcagttgaatgcagtacaaagacaagatatctgatgttcaaactcataaactttttttgttttttttgcaaataatatttaacttagaatttcatggctgcaacatgtgccaaagtagttgggaaagggcatgttcaccactgtgttacatggcctttccttttaacaacactcagtaaacgtttgggaactgaggagacacattttttaagcttctcaggtggaattctttcccattcttgcttgatgtacagcttaagttgttcaacagtccgggggtctccgttgtgctattttaggcttcataatgcgccacacattttcaatgggagacaggtctggactacaggcaggccagtctagtacccgcactctttaactatgaggccacgttgatgtaacacgtggcttggcattgtcttgctgaaataagcaggggcgtccatggtaacgttgcttggatggcaatatatgttgctccaaaacctgtatgtacctttcagcattaatggcgccttcacagatgtgtaagttacccatgtcttgggcactaatacacccccataccatcacagatgctggcttttacactttgcgcctataacaattcggatggttcttttcctctttggtccggaggacacgacgtccacagtttccaaaaacaatttgaaatgtggacttgtcagaccacagaacacttttccactttgtatcagtccatcttagatgacctcaggcccagcgaagccgacggcgtttctgggtgttgttgataaacggttttcgccttgcataggagagttttaacttgcacttacagatgtagcgaccaactgtaggtactgacggtgggtttctgaagtgttcctgagcccatgtggtgatatcctttacacactgatgtcgcttgttgatgcagtacagcctgaggaaacgaaggtcacgggcttagctgcttacgtgcagtgatttctccagattctctgaaccctttgatgatattacaaaacgtagatggtgaaatccctaaattccttgcaatagctggttgagaaaggtttttcttaaactgttaaacaatttgctcacgcatttgttgacaaagtggtgaacctcgccccatccttgtttgtgaatgactgagcatttcatggaatctacttttatacccaatcatggcacccacctgttcccgatttggctgttcacctgtgggatgttccaaataagtgtttgatgagcattcctcaactttatcagtatttattgccacctttcccaacttctttgtcacgtgttgctggcatcaaattctaaagttaatgattatttgcaaaaaaaaaaaagtttatcagtttgaacatcaaatatgttgtctttgtagcatattcaactgaatatgggttgaaaatgatttgcaaatcattgtattccgtttctatttacatctaacacaattccccaactcatatggaaacggggtttgtagcttaGTCCTATCCAGCTATGAAGCATCCAGTTCTGATGCGAGCCAGAAACGATAGTTATGTTGCTTTGGAGGAGGCAGGGAAAAAAAACTCCTTAAAAGGGGGCCCATTACAAGGAAATGCCCTCGCTGAAATGAAAGCGCTCATTATGAGTGCACACTCCTGTGTGCCAAGAGATTGAGGAATAAGGAAGCGAGGCCGAGAGTGTGGGTAAATGTGCCTCTCTGTATTGCCTgcagccattttttttaatttactgcaGTGATTCCTAACCACTGTGCTAATAAGTCTACCTCTGGAAATTATGTAATATCAAATAGTGTATCTTTGTTTTATCTGTCTATCTCTAAACTGCTGGTTTTTAAAAGTTTTTCCTGACCCCTTTGAAGGGTGGAAAGACAGAGAGTGTCACAATTGTATCCTACTATTGACATGGGTCAGCTAGCAAGGCGGTAGAACCATATTCGTGCTTGAATTTTGTTTTGTCACACATCATTTGacaatattagggctgcagctatcggttattttagtaatcgagtaatctatcgtaTAATTTGTTTGATGAATCAAGTAATAGAATTAAACACTGTCTGACCTCAATGCCTCTTTTCAGGAAACTAAAAGGGAAATAAAGGATTTTActgatgaccttttttttttttagagatgtccgataatatcggccgataaatgctttaaaatataatatcgaaaattatcggtatagttttctttattatcagtatcgtttttttattttttatttatttatttattttttattaaatcaacataaaaaacacaagatacacttacaattagtgcaccaacccaaaaaacttccctcccccacaaaagggttagggtttctttctgttattaatattctggttcctacattatatatcaatatatatcaatacagtctgcaagggatacagtccgtaagcccacatgcttgtgcgtgctgctggtccactaatagtactaacctttaacagttaattttactcattttcattaattactagtttctatgtaactgtttttatattgttttgctttcttttttattcaagaaaatgtttttaatttatttatcttattttttttttattttttaaaaaggaccttatcttcaccatacctggttgtccaaattaggcataataatgtgttaattccacgactgtatatatcggtatcggttgatatcggtatcggtaattaaagagttggacaatatcggaatatcggatatcggcaaaaagccattatcggacatccctactttttttcctttttcctaTAAATGCACCTTAACATTGAAATTGTACTTTTGCCCTGGGAGCATCGCTATATAttacttatatttaaaaaaaaaagaaaagttaaaaagtaaaaagaaacatAAAAAACAACGTAGCTAGCTGAACATGAACCATGTAATATATGATATGACTTATACAATAAAGAATatttaaaatctttaaaaaaaaatgttgtgttgcaTCTTTCCTGCAGGTGATCGAAATGAAGTTCGAGAAGCTGGATCTGGAACCGGACACATACTGTCGCTATGACTACGTGGCGCTCTTCAACGGCGGTGAGAGGGACGACTCGAGGAGGATTGGGAAGTTCTGTGGTGACAGGATACCAGGGTGAGATAATAATGGGGATGTGTCCTAAAACAGGCGATCATCTCCAAGTGTCTTCCACAGAACTGTGGTGACCAGCGGGAATCAGCTGCTGGTCCAGTTTGTTTCCGACCTCAGCGTCACGTCAGATGGCTTCATGGCGTACTACAACAGTGTGCCTCGTGGCTCCAGGACTCCCACCGCCGGGGGCGACTTCATCCATCGATCTGAGGTCACCACCACCATAACGCGTAAACCTGTTGCAAGGCCGAACAAACCTGTCAAAACCACACCCAAACCAAAGCCTGCCGTCCAGCCTAAAGTCACCCCGAAACCTAGAGTGAAAAAACCTGTGGTAAAGATTCCGCTGAAGCCCCCGCCACGGAAGCCTACAGCCAAGCCCTCGAAAACGGTCAGACCTACGCCCAAAGCGCCTGTGAAGAAGCTTGTTCCCAAACCAGGAGCTAAACCGACACCCAAGCCCAAGCTTGTCAAGCCCGGTGCCAAACCGACACGTAAACATTCACCCAAGACAAAACCCAGTCTCAAACCAGCGGTCAAACCAGTCGTCAAACCGGCCAAACCGACCATTAAAAGCAAAGCTAAACCAACTATCAAACCTAAAGTGACTAAACCAGGAGTCAGCAAGAAGCCTGCTGTCATCAAAAAACGTGAGTCCGACTAAACTTCTCAGTAAGTTGTTGGCATAAGAAATTTATTTGGCTGTATTTTTTTGCAGCTTTGCCACTGAACCCCGCATGCACACAAGCCTGCAAAAGGACAGGAACTCTGCAGTCCAGCTTCTGTCCTAACGACTTTGGTGAGCCACTTTGAACCCTGATGATGAACACTTTTACACACAGTCATGTTCACATGATGGTAACctgtgttaagttaagttaaagtaccaatgatagtcacacacacactaggtgtggtgaaatttgtcctctgcatttgacccatctccttgttcaccccctgggaggtgaggggagcagtgggcagcagcggtgccgtgcccgggaatcattttggtgattttacccccaattccaacccttgatgctgagtgccaagcagggaggcaatgggtaccatttttatagtctttgttatgactctgccggggtttgaactcacaacctaccgatctcagggcggacactctaaccactagaccactgagtagaaTTGTAGCTGACAAAGCATATTTTTTACAGCTACACGCCGCCTATTCACAATTTGGCATTCAGTCTCTCTCATAGTCGCTGATTTGATTTACAgagaattacatttttttttttttaaacctgacgATTTTCACATTTTGTCTCGGAATTTTTTCAACAGAAAACCCATCTCATCCACGCAAGACACTTTtaacaaatcaataaaaaaaaaaaaaagcatagcaCGTAGAGCAGGGGTTGCCAATTTGTCGATCCTTCGGACCCTAATATTAaaatattaggaaaaaaaaatcacaacccCACCCGGAGAATGACCAACAGACCCGCAAACAGGCAAGCATTTGACCCCTGAACACGCCCGCACGCCTCTAAC encodes:
- the pcolceb gene encoding procollagen C-endopeptidase enhancer b isoform X2, encoding MEVTAWSLGCFLVTLALGWTEAQSQTNYTRPVFKCGGHLVVDSGIVASEGFPSPYKSNTKCTWYITVPEGHVVMLSFRLFDMEAEPTCRYDYLDVYNGHTRLVQKLGRFCGTFRPGALISTSNTMMLDMVSDEATAGRGFLAYYRAGKPHVEENQFCGGRLTKSQGSVQTPNWPNSNYPAGISCSWFISVEPGNVIEMKFEKLDLEPDTYCRYDYVALFNGGERDDSRRIGKFCGDRIPGTVVTSGNQLLVQFVSDLSVTSDGFMAYYNSVPRGSRTPTAGGDFIHRSEVTTTITRKPVARPNKPVKTTPKPKPAVQPKVTPKPRVKKPVVKIPLKPPPRKPTAKPSKTVRPTPKAPVKKLVPKPGAKPTPKPKLVKPGAKPTRKHSPKTKPSLKPAVKPVVKPAKPTIKSKAKPTIKPKVTKPGVSKKPAVIKKPLPLNPACTQACKRTGTLQSSFCPNDFVITGKITAVTPGLRGSATVEVAIIKAYKTGKLKIPKPGPAATVKLTSTCKRCPGLTKGQNYVLMGKVDAQGKGVLTPSSFSLLYKPVHGKALVTLSRKAC
- the pcolceb gene encoding procollagen C-endopeptidase enhancer b isoform X3, which produces MLWYSNNRRPVFKCGGHLVVDSGIVASEGFPSPYKSNTKCTWYITVPEGHVVMLSFRLFDMEAEPTCRYDYLDVYNGHTRLVQKLGRFCGTFRPGALISTSNTMMLDMVSDEATAGRGFLAYYRAGKPHVEENQFCGGRLTKSQGSVQTPNWPNSNYPAGISCSWFISVEPGNVIEMKFEKLDLEPDTYCRYDYVALFNGGERDDSRRIGKFCGDRIPGTVVTSGNQLLVQFVSDLSVTSDGFMAYYNSVPRGSRTPTAGGDFIHRSEVTTTITRKPVARPNKPVKTTPKPKPAVQPKVTPKPRVKKPVVKIPLKPPPRKPTAKPSKTVRPTPKAPVKKLVPKPGAKPTPKPKLVKPGAKPTRKHSPKTKPSLKPAVKPVVKPAKPTIKSKAKPTIKPKVTKPGVSKKPAVIKKPLPLNPACTQACKRTGTLQSSFCPNDFVITGKITAVTPGLRGSATVEVAIIKAYKTGKLKIPKPGPAATVKLTSTCKRCPGLTKGQNYVLMGKVDAQGKGVLTPSSFSLLYKPVHGKALVTLSRKAC
- the pcolceb gene encoding procollagen C-endopeptidase enhancer b isoform X1 — translated: MSRHAVVVFRASKTTKLSSKQRNCNPPLTHSRSWPVFKCGGHLVVDSGIVASEGFPSPYKSNTKCTWYITVPEGHVVMLSFRLFDMEAEPTCRYDYLDVYNGHTRLVQKLGRFCGTFRPGALISTSNTMMLDMVSDEATAGRGFLAYYRAGKPHVEENQFCGGRLTKSQGSVQTPNWPNSNYPAGISCSWFISVEPGNVIEMKFEKLDLEPDTYCRYDYVALFNGGERDDSRRIGKFCGDRIPGTVVTSGNQLLVQFVSDLSVTSDGFMAYYNSVPRGSRTPTAGGDFIHRSEVTTTITRKPVARPNKPVKTTPKPKPAVQPKVTPKPRVKKPVVKIPLKPPPRKPTAKPSKTVRPTPKAPVKKLVPKPGAKPTPKPKLVKPGAKPTRKHSPKTKPSLKPAVKPVVKPAKPTIKSKAKPTIKPKVTKPGVSKKPAVIKKPLPLNPACTQACKRTGTLQSSFCPNDFVITGKITAVTPGLRGSATVEVAIIKAYKTGKLKIPKPGPAATVKLTSTCKRCPGLTKGQNYVLMGKVDAQGKGVLTPSSFSLLYKPVHGKALVTLSRKAC
- the pcolceb gene encoding procollagen C-endopeptidase enhancer b isoform X4, yielding MMYWCSGPVFKCGGHLVVDSGIVASEGFPSPYKSNTKCTWYITVPEGHVVMLSFRLFDMEAEPTCRYDYLDVYNGHTRLVQKLGRFCGTFRPGALISTSNTMMLDMVSDEATAGRGFLAYYRAGKPHVEENQFCGGRLTKSQGSVQTPNWPNSNYPAGISCSWFISVEPGNVIEMKFEKLDLEPDTYCRYDYVALFNGGERDDSRRIGKFCGDRIPGTVVTSGNQLLVQFVSDLSVTSDGFMAYYNSVPRGSRTPTAGGDFIHRSEVTTTITRKPVARPNKPVKTTPKPKPAVQPKVTPKPRVKKPVVKIPLKPPPRKPTAKPSKTVRPTPKAPVKKLVPKPGAKPTPKPKLVKPGAKPTRKHSPKTKPSLKPAVKPVVKPAKPTIKSKAKPTIKPKVTKPGVSKKPAVIKKPLPLNPACTQACKRTGTLQSSFCPNDFVITGKITAVTPGLRGSATVEVAIIKAYKTGKLKIPKPGPAATVKLTSTCKRCPGLTKGQNYVLMGKVDAQGKGVLTPSSFSLLYKPVHGKALVTLSRKAC
- the pcolceb gene encoding procollagen C-endopeptidase enhancer b isoform X5, which gives rise to MLSFRLFDMEAEPTCRYDYLDVYNGHTRLVQKLGRFCGTFRPGALISTSNTMMLDMVSDEATAGRGFLAYYRAGKPHVEENQFCGGRLTKSQGSVQTPNWPNSNYPAGISCSWFISVEPGNVIEMKFEKLDLEPDTYCRYDYVALFNGGERDDSRRIGKFCGDRIPGTVVTSGNQLLVQFVSDLSVTSDGFMAYYNSVPRGSRTPTAGGDFIHRSEVTTTITRKPVARPNKPVKTTPKPKPAVQPKVTPKPRVKKPVVKIPLKPPPRKPTAKPSKTVRPTPKAPVKKLVPKPGAKPTPKPKLVKPGAKPTRKHSPKTKPSLKPAVKPVVKPAKPTIKSKAKPTIKPKVTKPGVSKKPAVIKKPLPLNPACTQACKRTGTLQSSFCPNDFVITGKITAVTPGLRGSATVEVAIIKAYKTGKLKIPKPGPAATVKLTSTCKRCPGLTKGQNYVLMGKVDAQGKGVLTPSSFSLLYKPVHGKALVTLSRKAC